In the genome of Myxococcales bacterium, one region contains:
- a CDS encoding IgGFc-binding protein: MKTLHTLRTLVPALATTGLLAWGCAATDDVVATGDPNFDSGVGGAAGGGGAAGAGGGSGNSGGSDAGIDVNVSDAPVTETCEAAAKAGSTYGCEYFALQVDTINDPNGGYGLPGACYAVFVANRGLGPVKIEVDRAGQQFTNTDFIRIPEGQGKNINYAPYDAVNGLKPNDVAILFLSEGNPPKNMNCPVPTAVKADTAVHGSGTGTAFHIKTSAPVSAYQIFPYGGGAVAATSASLLIPTSGWDGNYVAINAYKQSTVSPKYAMPSLDIVAQEDDTTVKIKPTVAIEAGVNVGATAAGQVAEFKLKRGEYVQFTQGGELTGSAIQADKPIGVFGGATCINVPVDKDACDTAQQQLLPVKQLGHEYVSVRYKARRLGFDPVDESVPWRIVGAVDGTTLSYEPAVPSGAPLTLKQGEVAEFWTKDAFVVKSQDASHPFYVGAYMTGGNAFLGEGDPEWVNVVPTGQYLDSYVFFTDPSYPETSLVVVRQKDTGGAFQDVELECMGVLSDWKPLGSYEYTRVTLVTGQFQDQGKCSNGRQSMKSKAPFTATVWGWGSVTFGPTDVYTAYVSYAYPAGMGTKLINTVEIPVVK, translated from the coding sequence ATGAAAACGCTGCACACGCTCCGCACGCTGGTTCCCGCTCTCGCCACCACGGGTTTGCTCGCCTGGGGCTGTGCCGCCACGGACGACGTCGTCGCGACGGGGGATCCCAACTTCGACTCTGGTGTTGGCGGCGCCGCGGGCGGTGGCGGCGCAGCCGGAGCCGGCGGCGGTAGCGGCAACAGCGGCGGCAGCGACGCGGGCATCGACGTGAACGTGTCGGACGCACCGGTGACCGAGACCTGCGAGGCCGCGGCCAAGGCTGGCAGCACCTACGGCTGTGAATACTTCGCCCTGCAGGTCGACACCATCAACGACCCCAACGGTGGTTACGGCCTGCCTGGGGCTTGTTACGCGGTGTTCGTGGCGAACCGCGGACTCGGCCCGGTCAAGATCGAGGTGGACCGCGCCGGTCAGCAGTTCACCAACACCGACTTCATTCGCATCCCGGAGGGCCAGGGCAAGAACATCAACTACGCGCCCTACGACGCGGTCAACGGCCTGAAGCCGAACGACGTGGCGATCCTGTTTCTCTCCGAGGGCAACCCGCCGAAGAACATGAACTGCCCGGTGCCCACGGCGGTGAAGGCCGACACGGCAGTCCACGGCAGCGGAACCGGCACTGCGTTCCACATCAAGACCAGCGCGCCGGTCTCGGCGTACCAGATCTTCCCGTATGGCGGCGGCGCCGTGGCGGCGACGAGCGCGTCGTTGTTGATCCCGACCAGCGGCTGGGACGGTAACTACGTGGCCATCAACGCCTACAAACAGAGCACGGTCAGCCCGAAGTACGCGATGCCGTCTCTCGACATCGTGGCGCAAGAGGACGACACGACGGTCAAGATCAAACCCACGGTGGCGATCGAGGCCGGCGTCAACGTCGGCGCCACGGCGGCCGGGCAGGTCGCCGAGTTCAAGCTGAAGCGCGGTGAGTACGTGCAGTTCACGCAGGGCGGAGAGCTGACGGGCAGCGCAATTCAGGCCGACAAACCCATCGGGGTCTTCGGCGGCGCGACCTGCATCAACGTGCCCGTGGACAAGGACGCGTGCGACACGGCGCAGCAGCAGCTCTTGCCGGTCAAACAGCTCGGCCACGAGTACGTGTCGGTGCGTTACAAGGCGCGGCGTCTCGGGTTCGACCCGGTGGACGAGAGTGTGCCGTGGCGCATCGTGGGTGCGGTGGACGGCACGACCCTCTCCTACGAGCCTGCCGTCCCGAGCGGCGCGCCGCTGACGCTGAAACAAGGTGAGGTCGCCGAGTTCTGGACGAAGGATGCGTTCGTGGTGAAGAGCCAGGACGCGAGCCACCCGTTCTACGTCGGCGCCTACATGACGGGTGGCAACGCGTTCCTCGGTGAGGGGGATCCCGAGTGGGTCAACGTCGTCCCGACCGGCCAGTACCTGGACTCGTACGTGTTCTTCACCGACCCGTCCTATCCCGAGACGAGCCTGGTGGTGGTGCGGCAGAAGGACACAGGCGGCGCGTTCCAGGACGTCGAGCTCGAGTGCATGGGAGTGCTCAGCGACTGGAAGCCCCTCGGCAGCTACGAGTACACGCGGGTGACGCTGGTCACCGGCCAGTTCCAGGATCAGGGCAAGTGTTCGAACGGTCGCCAGTCGATGAAGAGCAAGGCGCCCTTCACCGCCACGGTCTGGGGTTGGGGCTCCGTGACCTTCGGCCCGACCGACGTGTACACGGCGTACGTCTCCTACGCCTACCCAGCTGGCATGGGCACGAAGCTGATCAACACGGTGGAGATCCCGGTGGTGAAGTAG